Proteins encoded by one window of Candidatus Paceibacterota bacterium:
- a CDS encoding valine--tRNA ligase, whose protein sequence is MNKEVTEKLSRPYNPKEIENKIYKIWENSGFFNPDNLPNSGKPFTIIMPPPNANGRLHAGHALFITLEDIMIRYKRMCGFKTLWAPGADHAGFETQIVYEKELEKEGRSRFNMDPKDLYTEILDFTLKNKSVMENDVRSLGASCDWSREKFTLDEDVVLETQKTFKKMFGDGLVYRGSRIINWCTKHQTSLSEVETEFIEKLDALYYIKYGPFTIATARPETKFGDKYVVMHPEDPRYKEYANGDKLEVDWINGKIEATVIKDEAIDMEFGTGVMTITPWHDEVDYKLAEKYNLEKEQIIDWQGKLLPIAGEFAGMKIKEARPKIVEKLKELGLLIKVEENYKHNVKVCYKCETPIEPQIKDQWFVKMEPLAKEAVKAVEAGKITFIPDNSRKIFLYWMNNPIDWNISRQIVWGIPIPAKVCDACHTGVPDLENKTDKCEKCGQEMRQDTDTFDTWFSSGQWPYLVLGYPDSSDFKNFYSTDVMETGRDLIFKWVPRMVFFGLYRTGQVPFHTVYMHGLVNDAKGQKMSKSKGNVISPLTLTEKYGTDALRMSLIVGNTPGTDLSLSEEKVNAYKKFANKIWNASRFVIENTEPRVTLGDENQKIMEEFNALKKDITLDMENYRFYMASEKIYHYFWHTFADVIIEKSKKDASLKPLLRPLLEQQLKLLHPFMPFITEEVWSLLGHDSLLMIEKWPE, encoded by the coding sequence ATGAATAAAGAAGTTACAGAAAAACTTAGTAGGCCATATAACCCGAAGGAAATAGAAAATAAGATATACAAAATCTGGGAGAATTCTGGTTTTTTTAATCCTGACAATCTTCCCAATAGCGGGAAGCCGTTCACTATCATAATGCCTCCCCCAAACGCCAATGGCAGACTTCATGCTGGTCATGCTCTTTTCATTACTTTGGAAGATATCATGATCCGCTACAAAAGAATGTGCGGCTTTAAAACTCTTTGGGCTCCAGGAGCTGACCATGCCGGTTTCGAAACTCAGATTGTTTATGAAAAAGAGTTAGAAAAAGAAGGAAGGTCTAGGTTTAATATGGACCCAAAAGATCTATATACAGAGATCCTTGATTTTACTCTCAAAAATAAATCGGTGATGGAAAATGATGTACGGAGCTTGGGGGCTTCCTGCGACTGGTCAAGAGAAAAGTTTACCCTCGACGAAGATGTGGTGCTAGAAACTCAAAAAACATTCAAAAAGATGTTTGGTGATGGATTGGTATATAGAGGTTCAAGAATTATTAATTGGTGCACCAAACATCAGACTTCCCTATCAGAAGTTGAAACTGAATTTATAGAGAAGCTAGATGCTCTCTACTATATTAAATACGGACCTTTTACTATTGCTACCGCTAGACCAGAAACTAAGTTTGGCGATAAGTATGTAGTGATGCACCCGGAAGATCCCCGCTACAAGGAGTATGCAAATGGCGACAAACTAGAAGTGGATTGGATAAATGGCAAAATAGAAGCTACTGTCATCAAAGATGAGGCTATAGATATGGAATTCGGTACCGGAGTAATGACTATTACCCCTTGGCACGATGAGGTTGATTACAAACTTGCCGAAAAATACAACCTGGAAAAAGAGCAGATCATAGACTGGCAAGGCAAACTATTACCGATAGCCGGAGAATTTGCTGGCATGAAAATAAAAGAGGCCAGGCCAAAGATAGTAGAAAAACTGAAAGAACTAGGCTTACTAATAAAAGTGGAGGAGAACTATAAGCACAATGTAAAAGTTTGCTACAAATGCGAAACCCCCATTGAGCCACAAATAAAAGACCAATGGTTTGTGAAGATGGAGCCCTTAGCCAAAGAAGCGGTAAAAGCAGTCGAAGCTGGCAAAATAACTTTTATCCCAGATAATTCTCGCAAGATTTTCCTTTACTGGATGAATAACCCGATCGACTGGAACATCTCTCGTCAGATTGTTTGGGGTATACCGATACCAGCCAAAGTTTGTGACGCGTGCCACACAGGAGTGCCTGACTTGGAAAATAAAACAGACAAATGCGAAAAATGCGGCCAAGAGATGAGGCAAGACACTGACACCTTCGATACCTGGTTTTCTTCAGGCCAATGGCCTTATCTCGTACTTGGTTATCCTGATTCTTCTGATTTTAAAAATTTCTATTCTACTGATGTGATGGAAACTGGGCGAGATTTAATATTTAAATGGGTTCCAAGGATGGTCTTCTTCGGCCTTTATCGCACAGGCCAAGTTCCCTTCCACACTGTTTATATGCATGGCTTAGTAAACGACGCCAAAGGCCAGAAGATGAGCAAGAGCAAAGGCAATGTTATCAGCCCTCTCACTCTAACCGAAAAATATGGCACCGATGCATTAAGAATGTCGCTCATTGTGGGCAATACTCCTGGCACCGACCTCTCTTTATCAGAAGAAAAAGTCAACGCTTACAAAAAATTCGCCAACAAAATATGGAACGCTTCTCGTTTTGTCATCGAAAATACAGAACCAAGGGTGACCCTTGGTGATGAAAACCAAAAAATAATGGAAGAATTCAACGCCCTGAAAAAAGACATCACTTTAGATATGGAAAACTACCGTTTCTATATGGCGTCCGAAAAAATTTACCACTACTTCTGGCACACTTTCGCTGACGTTATTATTGAAAAATCAAAAAAAGATGCTTCTTTAAAACCCCTCCTCCGCCCTCTTCTCGAACAACAGCTCAAACTCCTCCACCCCTTCATGCCTTTCATCACCGAAGAAGTTTGGTCCCTCCTCGGTCACGATTCCCTTCTCATGATAGAAAAGTGGCCTGAGTAA